A stretch of SAR324 cluster bacterium DNA encodes these proteins:
- a CDS encoding ABC transporter permease: MLKFLKSSPIGSVSFLIWVILVLVAVFADYISPYDPLEADYGAIRKPPSSDHILGTDHMGRDVLSRIIYGTRITLIVAITSVVIGDFIGFIIGLITPYFGKNTDTLTQRLIDVLMSFPDIILALMLLTVFGSGLTTVVIVISVTRIPYSARITRSVVLTVKEHTFVEAAKSIGVSNIKIIYRHIAPQCIAPMLVVFSLHLGVAIFAESALSFLGLGIPPPDPSWGNMLGSVLASSFKPPWWLVLFPGLAITIAILSANLLGDGLRDFLDPKLKNKI, translated from the coding sequence ATGCTAAAGTTTTTAAAATCCAGTCCAATTGGCTCAGTTTCATTTCTTATTTGGGTAATACTCGTACTAGTTGCAGTCTTTGCTGATTACATTTCCCCATATGACCCACTTGAAGCTGATTATGGGGCAATAAGAAAACCACCTAGTTCTGATCATATCTTAGGAACCGACCACATGGGTCGGGATGTTTTAAGTAGAATCATTTATGGTACCAGGATTACACTAATCGTTGCAATAACTTCAGTAGTCATCGGTGATTTTATTGGATTTATAATAGGGCTGATTACCCCGTACTTTGGTAAAAATACTGATACTTTAACTCAAAGGCTTATTGATGTATTAATGTCTTTTCCAGATATAATACTAGCTCTAATGCTACTTACAGTCTTTGGTTCAGGCCTAACAACAGTTGTAATTGTAATATCTGTAACAAGAATTCCCTATTCGGCAAGGATCACAAGATCAGTTGTTCTAACAGTAAAAGAGCATACCTTTGTGGAAGCTGCAAAAAGTATTGGTGTATCTAATATAAAAATAATTTATAGGCATATTGCCCCCCAATGTATTGCACCAATGCTAGTAGTTTTCAGTTTGCATCTTGGCGTCGCAATTTTTGCGGAATCAGCACTGAGTTTCTTAGGTCTTGGTATCCCACCTCCAGATCCGAGTTGGGGTAACATGTTAGGAAGTGTCCTTGCGTCCTCATTCAAGCCACCCTGGTGGTTAGTACTTTTTCCAGGTCTAGCAATTACAATAGCAATACTTTCAGCAAATTTGTTGGGTGACGGATTAAGAGATTTCTTGGATCCAAAACTGAAAAATAAAATCTAA
- a CDS encoding cupin domain-containing protein gives MTFEVFDYRKDIKNLIVTPQIRSRFLKMEPGQYNQRHSHDLGYEMFLILQGKAEFEIEGHKEIVGEGQLCMTGPDEIHGVRNMLSDEPTIMYLSVTPHIAPTHTFWVEDHAEKKPPRFAPNSQYDVAEDFSIPKTKLINDQIESLEQLKRVFDENIKSIGTELELLKNEEDTTRMKKLRDDMSKQIHDLYNELYAFGDFWNSLAPRIEQ, from the coding sequence ATGACCTTTGAAGTATTTGATTACCGTAAAGACATCAAAAATTTAATTGTTACGCCACAAATAAGAAGTCGTTTCCTAAAAATGGAACCAGGTCAGTATAATCAAAGACATAGCCATGACTTGGGGTATGAAATGTTTTTAATACTTCAAGGTAAGGCCGAATTTGAAATTGAAGGTCACAAGGAAATTGTTGGTGAAGGGCAACTGTGTATGACAGGACCAGATGAAATACATGGTGTTCGAAATATGTTAAGTGATGAACCAACTATTATGTATCTCTCCGTAACTCCACATATTGCACCAACCCATACGTTTTGGGTAGAAGATCATGCAGAAAAAAAACCACCAAGATTTGCACCTAACTCTCAATATGATGTAGCAGAAGATTTCTCAATTCCAAAGACGAAACTAATCAATGATCAAATTGAATCATTGGAACAGCTTAAAAGAGTATTTGATGAAAACATAAAATCTATTGGAACTGAGTTAGAGTTACTGAAAAATGAGGAGGATACAACTAGAATGAAAAAACTAAGAGATGATATGTCTAAACAAATCCACGATCTTTATAATGAATTATATGCATTTGGAGACTTTTGGAATAGTCTAGCACCGAGGATTGAACAATGA